A stretch of the Microcebus murinus isolate Inina chromosome 6, M.murinus_Inina_mat1.0, whole genome shotgun sequence genome encodes the following:
- the GARIN2 gene encoding Golgi-associated RAB2 interactor protein 2 isoform X2, translated as MKKNRKPTSRIDVQNALCVPHPHGPGDLQNMLDGGEYTLFVSPPMLESNFIQVNRRGESIYLHNRANWVTVGICSSSSTCKTPSVMLLAHLTPTVPKDTEPLFKSLLTSPCTEKLVLTRFLPLQFVTLSVHDAENMRLKVKLVSGRAYYLQLCAPAYKQDTLFSQWVNLISVLNREKAKVSKVSEVSSLSEITNSTEITDSMDIMDITAFAAVQTPYTHVCTGPVHVMESIDFSEYTDITDITDVTDIPENEITEVPDVRIVTEITDVTEVTDNSDATHFSEVTVVFENDDIIKAKQEEKEKMKNILRPGCLRNTKSKNEFKESSKRVTISDITLTLEGTKCFRTTLTSVESKVNICKEMDNKTSEDKTTDFQTAALKAIESRSMSIDSDSTGLYSFAVFPLISISFPLFTLL; from the exons ATGAAGAAGAACAGGAAGCCCACCTCAAGGATTGATGTGCAGAATGCCCTCTGTGTCCCACACCCCCATGGGCCAGGAGATCTTCAAAATATGCTGGATGGAGGAGAGTATACTCTTTTTGTATCTCCTCCCATGTTAGAGAGCAATTTTATCCAG GTCAACAGGAGAGGTGAATCCATTTACCTTCATAACCGAGCCAACTGGGTGACTGTAGGCATCTGTTCTTCCAGTTCCACCTGCAAAACCCCCAGTGTGATGCTGCTGGCACATCTGACACCCACTGTCCCAAAAGATACAGAACCCCTGTTTAAAAGTCTCCTGACATCTCCTTGTACAGAGAAACTGGTGCTCACCAG GTTTCTCCCTCTGCAGTTTGTGACTCTTTCTGTGCATGACGCTGAGAATATGCGCCTCAAAGTAAAGCTTGTGAGTGGCCGAGCCTACTACTTACAGCTCTGCGCCCCCGCATATAAACAGGACACCTTATTTTCTCAATGGGTGAACCTCATCTCCGTCTTGAATAGGGAGAAAGCCAAAGTTTCCAAAGTGTCAGAGGTCTCAAGCCTCTCAGAAATCACAAATAGCACAGAAATCACAGACTCCATGGACATCATGGATATTACAGCGTTCGCAGCTGTACAGACtccatacacacatgtatgtacagGCCCTGTACATGTTATGGAAAGCATAGATTTTTCAGAATATACAGACATAACTGACATCACAGATGTCACAGATATTCCGGAAAATGAGATCACAGAGGTCCCAGATGTACGAATTGTCACAGAAATCACAGATGTAACGGAAGTCACAGACAACTCTGATGCCACACATTTCTCAGAGGTTACAGTGGTGTTTGAAAATGATGACATAATAAAGGCCAAGCAAGAGGAAAAG gaaaaaatgaaaaacattctgAGGCCTGGATGTCTACGAAATACAAAAAGTAAGAATGAGTTCAAAGAATCCTCAAAACGTGTCACCATCTCAGACATAACACTGACTTTGGAAGGTACTAAATGTTTTCGAACTACCTTGACTTCAGTAGAAAGCAAAGTAAATATATGCAAAGAGATGGATAATAAAACCTCTGAAGACAAGACAACTGATTTTCAAACCGCAGCTCTAAAGGCTATAGAATCCAG
- the GARIN2 gene encoding Golgi-associated RAB2 interactor protein 2 isoform X1 has protein sequence MKKNRKPTSRIDVQNALCVPHPHGPGDLQNMLDGGEYTLFVSPPMLESNFIQVNRRGESIYLHNRANWVTVGICSSSSTCKTPSVMLLAHLTPTVPKDTEPLFKSLLTSPCTEKLVLTRFLPLQFVTLSVHDAENMRLKVKLVSGRAYYLQLCAPAYKQDTLFSQWVNLISVLNREKAKVSKVSEVSSLSEITNSTEITDSMDIMDITAFAAVQTPYTHVCTGPVHVMESIDFSEYTDITDITDVTDIPENEITEVPDVRIVTEITDVTEVTDNSDATHFSEVTVVFENDDIIKAKQEEKEKMKNILRPGCLRNTKSKNEFKESSKRVTISDITLTLEGTKCFRTTLTSVESKVNICKEMDNKTSEDKTTDFQTAALKAIESRSMSIDSDSTGERMGGKESKTEKDKSRWKNFLRQPKDKYKLLN, from the exons ATGAAGAAGAACAGGAAGCCCACCTCAAGGATTGATGTGCAGAATGCCCTCTGTGTCCCACACCCCCATGGGCCAGGAGATCTTCAAAATATGCTGGATGGAGGAGAGTATACTCTTTTTGTATCTCCTCCCATGTTAGAGAGCAATTTTATCCAG GTCAACAGGAGAGGTGAATCCATTTACCTTCATAACCGAGCCAACTGGGTGACTGTAGGCATCTGTTCTTCCAGTTCCACCTGCAAAACCCCCAGTGTGATGCTGCTGGCACATCTGACACCCACTGTCCCAAAAGATACAGAACCCCTGTTTAAAAGTCTCCTGACATCTCCTTGTACAGAGAAACTGGTGCTCACCAG GTTTCTCCCTCTGCAGTTTGTGACTCTTTCTGTGCATGACGCTGAGAATATGCGCCTCAAAGTAAAGCTTGTGAGTGGCCGAGCCTACTACTTACAGCTCTGCGCCCCCGCATATAAACAGGACACCTTATTTTCTCAATGGGTGAACCTCATCTCCGTCTTGAATAGGGAGAAAGCCAAAGTTTCCAAAGTGTCAGAGGTCTCAAGCCTCTCAGAAATCACAAATAGCACAGAAATCACAGACTCCATGGACATCATGGATATTACAGCGTTCGCAGCTGTACAGACtccatacacacatgtatgtacagGCCCTGTACATGTTATGGAAAGCATAGATTTTTCAGAATATACAGACATAACTGACATCACAGATGTCACAGATATTCCGGAAAATGAGATCACAGAGGTCCCAGATGTACGAATTGTCACAGAAATCACAGATGTAACGGAAGTCACAGACAACTCTGATGCCACACATTTCTCAGAGGTTACAGTGGTGTTTGAAAATGATGACATAATAAAGGCCAAGCAAGAGGAAAAG gaaaaaatgaaaaacattctgAGGCCTGGATGTCTACGAAATACAAAAAGTAAGAATGAGTTCAAAGAATCCTCAAAACGTGTCACCATCTCAGACATAACACTGACTTTGGAAGGTACTAAATGTTTTCGAACTACCTTGACTTCAGTAGAAAGCAAAGTAAATATATGCAAAGAGATGGATAATAAAACCTCTGAAGACAAGACAACTGATTTTCAAACCGCAGCTCTAAAGGCTATAGAATCCAG